The following proteins are encoded in a genomic region of Sorangiineae bacterium MSr12523:
- a CDS encoding TetR/AcrR family transcriptional regulator: MRNSRSSGALRVADTGSTPSRRERNAAETRQRILNAAEIEFAKKGYDGARLGQIARSAEVQQALIHHYFDDKRGLYREVIERALDAMSLESWDVVHRFAQPLDDTRIPELVRAFVDLLMWQSVKHRMVYAIMRHASAAASDGEIPDDVPDALIRKVMHEKTKPVFDAVVALIETLIQKGCLRSDVHARHLCISTLSLVWITVQDERLVRTLWSVDVRSPEFVRDRKEEIVKTILARVLPSPDGG, translated from the coding sequence GTGCGTAACAGTCGAAGCTCAGGGGCGCTCCGCGTCGCCGATACCGGCTCTACTCCGTCGCGTCGCGAACGCAATGCGGCGGAGACCCGGCAGCGGATTTTGAATGCCGCCGAAATCGAGTTTGCGAAAAAAGGATACGACGGAGCAAGGCTCGGGCAGATTGCACGCTCGGCCGAAGTGCAGCAGGCGCTGATTCATCATTACTTCGACGACAAGCGCGGCCTGTACCGCGAGGTCATCGAGCGCGCCCTCGATGCGATGAGCCTGGAGAGCTGGGACGTCGTTCACAGGTTCGCGCAGCCGCTGGACGACACGCGCATCCCCGAGCTGGTGCGCGCCTTCGTCGACTTGCTCATGTGGCAATCGGTGAAGCACCGCATGGTGTACGCCATCATGCGCCACGCGTCCGCGGCGGCGAGCGACGGGGAAATTCCCGACGATGTGCCCGATGCGTTGATCCGCAAAGTGATGCACGAGAAGACGAAGCCTGTGTTCGACGCCGTCGTCGCGCTGATCGAGACGTTGATCCAGAAGGGCTGCCTGCGGAGTGACGTGCACGCGCGCCATCTGTGCATCTCGACCTTGTCCCTGGTGTGGATCACGGTGCAAGACGAGCGTCTCGTGCGCACGCTTTGGTCGGTGGACGTGCGATCGCCCGAGTTCGTGCGCGACCGCAAAGAGGAAATCGTCAAAACGATCCTGGCGCGCGTTCTTCCGAGTCCTGACGGCGGCTAA
- a CDS encoding ferritin-like domain-containing protein yields MSNVPNPSDSRAPTAYARIAQDSAKPAKEGPHGIERIDVAFPMSYTWDYATSRLDLRVLYEKSKDLMWNGSTDLPWDTNVDPEGPYFPDTMSPLYGTHIWAKLERDKGIPNLRRHMASYMISNFLHGEQGALLATSQIVNCAPTSEAKFYAAAQVFDEARHVEVYDRYLREKYELVYPISPYLKQLLDTLLTDSRWDFKYLGMQILVEGVALGAFGFIHQMTNEPLIKQITHMIMQDESRHVAFGVLALKDTYQDMPANELRDREDFVIEGSRLLRDRFLGQEVYERLGLPQKECEELSERSEAMQFFRKLLFTKIVPNVKRLGLLTPYVRRGFEELGVIEYESWDPSA; encoded by the coding sequence ATGAGCAACGTGCCGAACCCGAGCGACTCGCGTGCACCGACCGCCTACGCCCGCATCGCGCAAGACAGCGCCAAGCCGGCGAAAGAAGGCCCTCATGGAATCGAGCGCATCGATGTTGCTTTCCCCATGTCGTACACATGGGATTACGCGACCTCGCGGTTGGATTTGCGAGTGCTTTACGAGAAATCAAAGGACTTGATGTGGAATGGCAGTACGGATCTGCCTTGGGACACTAATGTTGATCCCGAAGGGCCGTACTTCCCGGATACCATGAGTCCGCTCTATGGCACGCACATCTGGGCAAAGCTGGAGCGGGACAAGGGCATTCCGAACCTGCGGCGCCACATGGCTAGTTACATGATTTCGAACTTCCTCCACGGCGAACAAGGCGCGCTCTTGGCGACATCGCAGATCGTCAACTGTGCGCCAACGTCGGAGGCGAAGTTCTACGCCGCCGCCCAAGTCTTCGACGAAGCTCGCCACGTGGAAGTGTACGACCGGTACCTGCGCGAGAAGTACGAGCTCGTCTATCCGATCAGCCCGTATTTGAAGCAACTGCTCGACACGCTGCTCACCGATTCGCGGTGGGACTTCAAATACTTGGGTATGCAAATATTGGTGGAGGGCGTGGCGCTCGGGGCGTTTGGCTTCATCCATCAGATGACCAACGAGCCGCTCATCAAGCAGATCACGCACATGATCATGCAAGACGAATCGCGGCACGTGGCCTTCGGTGTGCTCGCGCTCAAGGACACGTACCAAGACATGCCCGCGAACGAGCTGCGCGATCGCGAAGACTTCGTGATCGAAGGCTCGCGGCTTTTGCGCGACCGGTTTCTCGGCCAGGAGGTGTACGAGCGTTTGGGTTTGCCTCAAAAGGAATGCGAGGAGTTGTCCGAGCGCAGCGAGGCCATGCAGTTCTTCCGCAAGCTGCTCTTCACCAAGATCGTCCCCAACGTCAAACGGCTCGGCCTCCTCACACCGTACGTTCGACGCGGCTTCGAGGAGCTGGGGGTGATCGAATACGAGAGTTGGGATCCGAGTGCGTAA
- a CDS encoding acyl-CoA dehydrogenase family protein encodes MPDFFELSRHLTPEERAIRDTVRAFVDARVLPIIGEHFERGTFPTELTKEIADLGLLGCNLQGYGCAGLSDIGYGLVMQELERGDSGVRSFASVQGSLVMYPIHAFGSEEQKEHYLPKMAKGEIIGCFGLTEPDFGSNPAGMRTVAIEDGDSYVLNGTKRWITNGNVAQVALVWAKVGGVNGEVHGFLVPTDTRGFEARTIHKKMSLRASVTSELILEDVRVKKDTILPGVRGMKGPLSCLTSARFGIAWGVIGAMQACFDCALDYAKHRVQFAGKPIASHQLVQQKFAEMLTLISNSQLQALEAGRLKAEKKLRPQHVSMIKRHNVHAALQIARTCRDILGGNGITLEYPIMRHLCNLETVFTYEGTHDVHTLILGQDVTGIAAFE; translated from the coding sequence ATGCCTGACTTTTTCGAACTCTCCCGGCACCTGACCCCCGAAGAGCGAGCGATCCGCGACACGGTTCGCGCCTTCGTCGACGCGCGCGTGTTGCCGATCATCGGCGAGCACTTCGAGCGCGGCACCTTCCCGACGGAGCTCACCAAGGAGATTGCCGACTTGGGATTGCTTGGTTGCAATCTACAAGGATATGGCTGCGCTGGATTGAGTGACATCGGCTACGGGCTGGTGATGCAAGAGCTCGAGCGCGGAGACTCCGGCGTGCGCAGCTTCGCCAGCGTACAAGGCAGTTTGGTGATGTATCCCATTCATGCCTTTGGCTCGGAAGAGCAAAAAGAGCACTATTTGCCAAAGATGGCCAAAGGCGAAATCATCGGCTGCTTCGGATTGACCGAGCCGGATTTCGGATCGAACCCCGCGGGCATGCGCACCGTGGCCATCGAAGACGGCGACAGCTACGTGCTCAATGGCACGAAGCGCTGGATCACCAACGGCAACGTGGCGCAGGTGGCCCTCGTCTGGGCGAAGGTCGGTGGCGTGAACGGCGAGGTGCACGGCTTCTTGGTCCCGACGGATACGCGCGGCTTCGAAGCGCGCACGATCCACAAGAAAATGAGCCTCCGCGCCAGCGTCACCAGCGAGCTGATTCTCGAGGACGTGCGCGTGAAAAAGGACACCATTCTGCCGGGTGTGCGCGGCATGAAGGGGCCGCTCTCCTGTCTGACCTCCGCGCGCTTCGGCATCGCCTGGGGCGTCATCGGTGCGATGCAGGCCTGTTTCGATTGCGCATTGGACTACGCGAAGCACCGCGTCCAATTCGCGGGCAAGCCGATCGCGTCGCATCAATTGGTGCAGCAGAAGTTCGCCGAGATGCTGACGCTGATCTCGAATTCGCAATTGCAGGCGCTGGAGGCGGGGCGCCTCAAGGCGGAAAAGAAGCTCCGGCCGCAGCACGTGAGCATGATCAAGCGCCACAACGTGCACGCCGCACTGCAAATCGCGCGGACGTGCCGCGATATCCTCGGCGGTAATGGGATTACGCTGGAATATCCGATCATGCGTCACCTTTGCAATTTGGAGACGGTGTTCACCTACGAGGGCACGCACGACGTGCACACGCTCATTCTGGGCCAGGACGTCACGGGCATCGCGGCGTTCGAATAG
- a CDS encoding Uma2 family endonuclease: MERVGEVEQVQGPYTWDDLLKLDEDDLRELIDGEFVEVEVPGGPHEYVVLKLVTALENWANATEAGIVLASGYPVRISERRGVMPDAQFYARDNPSLRDQQDSLSQGHPSLAVEISSPSSRRIDRVVKFGYYASIGTPEYWIIDPVARTLDRFLLRDEQYAPVDSLGENAFFRPETLPGFELALERIWPTEQAVKLFEKLQRGPP, encoded by the coding sequence ATGGAACGCGTCGGCGAAGTCGAGCAGGTTCAGGGTCCGTATACCTGGGACGACCTCCTGAAGCTGGACGAGGACGATCTCCGCGAGCTGATCGATGGCGAGTTCGTGGAGGTCGAAGTACCAGGCGGTCCGCATGAATACGTCGTGCTCAAGCTCGTAACGGCGCTTGAGAACTGGGCAAACGCTACCGAAGCGGGCATCGTCCTTGCGTCGGGATATCCCGTTCGCATCAGCGAACGACGCGGGGTGATGCCGGACGCGCAGTTCTATGCGAGGGACAATCCATCCTTGCGCGACCAGCAGGACAGCCTTTCCCAAGGCCATCCATCCCTCGCCGTCGAAATCAGTTCTCCTTCGAGTCGGAGGATCGATCGCGTCGTCAAGTTTGGCTACTATGCCAGCATTGGCACACCCGAATACTGGATCATCGATCCCGTCGCGCGAACGCTCGATCGATTCCTATTGAGGGACGAACAGTATGCCCCCGTCGATTCACTCGGAGAGAACGCTTTCTTTCGACCGGAAACGCTCCCGGGATTCGAGCTCGCCCTCGAACGCATATGGCCAACCGAGCAGGCCGTGAAGCTCTTCGAGAAGCTCCAAAGAGGCCCTCCCTGA
- a CDS encoding tRNA (cytidine(34)-2'-O)-methyltransferase yields MPPSTDKTPRLRAHPVQNPFHIVLVEPEIPPNTGNIARLGAATGSPLHLVGTLGFRIDEHSVRRAGVDYWHLVDVRRHLDFSHFQHAFAKEGPAPGKLHLFSAVATRSYLEADFAPGDALVFGRESVGLPEELLEAHPDRVVAIPTLGAVRSLNLANAVGIALFEALRKVGALDSTFMG; encoded by the coding sequence GTGCCCCCTTCGACCGACAAAACGCCGCGCCTTCGAGCGCACCCCGTGCAAAATCCCTTTCATATCGTGCTGGTGGAGCCAGAGATCCCTCCCAACACGGGAAATATCGCCCGCCTCGGCGCCGCCACCGGTTCACCTCTGCACCTGGTCGGGACCTTGGGCTTCCGCATCGACGAACACAGCGTGCGCCGCGCCGGTGTCGACTATTGGCACCTGGTCGACGTGCGCCGGCACCTGGATTTCTCGCACTTTCAGCACGCCTTCGCCAAGGAAGGCCCCGCACCGGGCAAGCTTCACCTCTTCAGCGCCGTGGCCACGCGCAGCTACCTGGAGGCCGACTTCGCCCCCGGCGACGCGCTGGTCTTCGGCCGCGAAAGCGTGGGCCTCCCCGAAGAGCTCCTCGAAGCCCACCCCGACCGCGTCGTGGCCATCCCCACCTTGGGTGCCGTCCGCTCGCTCAATCTCGCCAACGCCGTGGGCATCGCTCTGTTCGAAGCCCTCCGCAAAGTCGGCGCGCTCGACTCGACGTTCATGGGCTGA
- a CDS encoding sterol desaturase family protein → MQNALATPLETVPRVPPEVERFRVEYRKENVGPHYSGWLHFAFTSIGSLAVLGFAISRVHDMAPLEWLTLPLAFLFANVCEYFGHKGPMHRPKPGMGILFQRHTREHHHFFTHDAMSYESSRDFKMVLFPPVMLFFFLGVIATPVAGLLFLVSSSNVAWLFIVVAMGYFLTYEWLHFVYHLDERSLVGRLPMVKVLRRHHQRHHDKALMGRWNFNITFPISDRVFGTYYVERRGE, encoded by the coding sequence ATGCAGAACGCGCTCGCGACGCCCCTGGAAACGGTGCCTCGTGTCCCGCCGGAGGTCGAGCGCTTTCGCGTCGAATACCGCAAGGAGAACGTCGGCCCGCACTACAGCGGATGGTTGCACTTTGCATTCACCAGCATCGGCTCCCTCGCCGTGCTGGGCTTCGCCATTTCACGCGTGCACGATATGGCGCCGCTCGAGTGGCTCACGCTGCCCCTCGCGTTTCTCTTCGCCAACGTCTGCGAATACTTCGGCCACAAGGGCCCGATGCACAGGCCCAAGCCGGGCATGGGCATCCTCTTTCAACGCCACACGCGCGAGCACCATCACTTCTTCACGCACGATGCGATGTCCTACGAGTCCTCGCGCGATTTCAAGATGGTGCTCTTTCCGCCGGTGATGCTCTTCTTCTTCCTCGGGGTCATCGCCACGCCGGTCGCGGGGCTTCTTTTCCTGGTGTCCAGCAGCAACGTGGCCTGGCTCTTCATCGTGGTCGCCATGGGCTATTTTTTGACCTACGAGTGGCTCCACTTCGTCTATCACCTGGACGAACGTTCGCTCGTGGGCCGTTTGCCGATGGTGAAAGTTCTCAGACGACACCACCAGAGACATCACGACAAGGCGCTCATGGGGCGGTGGAATTTCAACATCACATTCCCAATCAGCGATCGGGTGTTCGGCACGTACTACGTTGAACGTCGGGGCGAGTAA
- a CDS encoding HAMP domain-containing protein, protein MSNPVAPELRNRNWLINPRFQLKYTGMLVGVVAFVMLALGVVIGKTANTAAEYAQLATTQAEKAMKESQVNSQLTRESVLMSGNAELLKVVEEGLSETDRQAEANLQAVQSNRAAIEMQRKLVFAVLIFAGVALTVVLTIMGVFITRRVVGPVHKIKRLLRRVGTGRLVVTERLRRGDELEDLFDTFMQMTWSLKALQTGRIATLDATMRKAEATGASPEVLDGLRVLRAQMVLGLTKRLTRTSIV, encoded by the coding sequence ATGAGCAACCCCGTGGCCCCCGAACTGCGCAATCGCAACTGGCTCATCAACCCTCGTTTCCAGCTCAAATACACAGGGATGCTGGTTGGGGTCGTCGCCTTCGTCATGCTGGCCCTCGGCGTCGTCATCGGCAAGACCGCCAACACGGCCGCCGAGTACGCCCAACTCGCGACGACGCAGGCGGAAAAGGCGATGAAGGAGTCGCAGGTCAATTCGCAGCTCACGCGCGAGAGCGTTCTGATGAGCGGCAACGCGGAGCTTCTCAAGGTCGTGGAAGAGGGGCTGTCCGAGACCGATCGTCAGGCGGAAGCCAACCTCCAAGCCGTGCAGAGCAACCGCGCGGCCATCGAAATGCAGCGCAAACTGGTGTTCGCCGTGCTGATTTTCGCGGGGGTGGCCCTCACGGTGGTGCTCACCATCATGGGCGTCTTCATCACCCGGCGCGTGGTTGGGCCCGTGCACAAGATCAAGCGGCTGCTCCGCCGCGTCGGCACCGGGCGCCTCGTCGTGACCGAACGGCTCCGCCGCGGCGACGAGCTCGAGGATCTGTTCGACACCTTCATGCAGATGACCTGGTCGCTCAAAGCCCTGCAAACCGGCCGGATCGCCACTTTGGACGCCACCATGCGCAAGGCGGAAGCGACCGGCGCCTCGCCCGAGGTGCTCGATGGGCTGCGCGTCCTTCGTGCGCAGATGGTGCTCGGTCTCACCAAACGCCTCACGCGGACGTCCATCGTATGA
- a CDS encoding TerB family tellurite resistance protein, whose amino-acid sequence MKGEALIRETVETVCELFERGDYNPTAIIDLGVLVANADGTIDDDEVEALRLIFGRLLRTQLDVDLVSPLIVASREVIDAAGVGSRLRLIAEILKDCDAVEEGVIVALGIAYSSEGFSASERTLIASLAQACNLPSSRLEELIETVRLAVEAP is encoded by the coding sequence ATGAAAGGCGAGGCCCTCATCCGCGAGACGGTCGAGACGGTTTGCGAGCTGTTCGAACGCGGGGATTACAACCCTACCGCCATTATCGACTTGGGTGTGCTGGTCGCAAATGCGGACGGCACCATCGACGACGACGAGGTCGAGGCCCTGCGCCTCATCTTTGGGCGCTTGTTGCGCACCCAGCTCGACGTGGACCTGGTCAGTCCACTTATCGTGGCCAGCCGAGAGGTCATCGATGCTGCAGGGGTAGGCTCGCGCCTCCGCCTCATTGCCGAGATCCTCAAGGACTGCGACGCCGTCGAGGAAGGCGTGATCGTAGCACTTGGAATCGCGTATTCGAGCGAGGGTTTCTCGGCTTCCGAGCGCACCCTGATCGCCTCCCTGGCGCAAGCTTGCAATCTGCCATCCTCGCGCCTGGAGGAACTCATCGAAACTGTTCGCCTTGCGGTAGAGGCTCCGTAA
- a CDS encoding SDR family oxidoreductase produces the protein MSILRGAVVLITGASSGIGVEIARQAAERAKALVLVARRIDRLEQLKEELVREHPQLQVHVCGCDLGDRDATREMLSSVEHATGGVDVLINNAGFGDIGVFDRADWDKTERMITLNVTALTYLTHRLVPRMVERARGGILNVSSGFGLAFMPGFSVYIGTKHYVTGFTESLRLDLAGTGVTVTQVCPGPVKTEFKDTLGNFTGADVPGFVEISAADCARAALRGFERGRALVIPGFVIRMLMLLNAISPRWVKRLLYAPAARKLRQVQKTAEEDRQNQETQAREAKT, from the coding sequence GTGTCCATCCTTCGGGGGGCCGTCGTTCTCATCACGGGCGCGTCGTCGGGCATCGGCGTCGAGATCGCGCGGCAGGCGGCGGAGCGGGCCAAAGCGCTGGTGCTGGTAGCACGGCGCATCGACCGGCTCGAGCAGCTCAAAGAGGAACTCGTGCGCGAGCACCCGCAACTCCAGGTGCACGTGTGCGGCTGCGATCTGGGCGATCGCGACGCCACGCGCGAGATGCTCTCCTCGGTGGAGCACGCGACCGGCGGCGTGGACGTGCTGATCAACAACGCCGGCTTCGGCGACATCGGCGTCTTCGATCGTGCCGATTGGGACAAGACCGAGCGCATGATCACGCTGAACGTCACGGCCTTGACCTACCTCACGCACCGCCTGGTCCCGCGCATGGTCGAGCGCGCGCGCGGCGGCATCCTCAACGTGAGCTCCGGCTTCGGCCTCGCCTTCATGCCGGGCTTTTCCGTGTACATCGGGACGAAGCACTACGTCACGGGATTCACCGAATCGCTGCGCCTCGATTTGGCCGGCACCGGCGTGACGGTCACCCAAGTGTGCCCCGGCCCGGTCAAAACCGAGTTCAAAGACACGCTGGGAAACTTCACCGGCGCCGACGTGCCGGGCTTCGTCGAGATCAGCGCGGCCGACTGCGCCCGGGCGGCGCTTCGCGGATTCGAGCGCGGGCGGGCCCTGGTCATCCCCGGCTTCGTCATCCGCATGCTCATGCTGCTCAACGCGATCTCTCCGCGCTGGGTGAAACGGCTGCTCTATGCGCCGGCCGCGCGCAAGCTGCGGCAAGTGCAGAAAACCGCAGAGGAAGACCGGCAGAACCAGGAAACGCAGGCCCGGGAAGCGAAAACGTAG
- a CDS encoding PEGA domain-containing protein gives MAALGALLAVAAVPVAAAQTAEGFLTVSSTPPAKVIIDDKDSGRSTPVENLRLPVGDHKLTLVNGNVKRTLGFTITAGQTTRLKIAL, from the coding sequence TTGGCTGCCTTGGGTGCGCTGCTCGCCGTAGCGGCCGTGCCGGTGGCCGCGGCTCAAACGGCCGAAGGCTTTCTCACCGTATCGTCCACGCCGCCGGCCAAAGTCATCATCGACGACAAAGATTCGGGCCGCAGCACGCCCGTCGAGAACCTGCGCCTTCCCGTGGGCGACCACAAGCTCACGTTGGTCAATGGCAACGTGAAGCGCACGCTGGGCTTCACCATCACCGCGGGGCAGACCACGCGGCTCAAGATCGCGCTTTAG
- a CDS encoding ClpXP protease specificity-enhancing factor SspB produces the protein MNPRKLMSRPLPPKKEVALALLERSSVHVHLDPRVTSVIVPPWFKSQPQLVLQIGLNMPVPIPDLHLDEDGMSCTLSFNRSPFHCVVPWASVFAMVGEDGRGMVWPDDVPVEVSRQTRPVQVAPGPKEASPDNGKAAAGAPKKGPRRIAEAAPPSDDTSAGKKKKNVVKRPRVTPAPEEWAGAPQAGAGGSRTSPQAGGPRLSAVPPVAGDGRDPLRDSSDSEPEVLGPRPPPTSRPKRELPPYLRVVK, from the coding sequence ATGAACCCTCGGAAGCTGATGTCCCGTCCGTTGCCCCCCAAAAAAGAGGTCGCGCTCGCGCTGCTGGAACGCTCGAGCGTCCACGTTCACCTCGATCCACGCGTGACCAGCGTGATCGTTCCGCCCTGGTTCAAGAGCCAGCCGCAGCTCGTGTTGCAGATCGGGCTCAACATGCCCGTGCCCATTCCGGATCTGCACCTCGACGAGGACGGCATGAGCTGCACGCTCAGCTTCAACCGGTCGCCGTTCCACTGCGTCGTGCCTTGGGCGAGCGTTTTCGCCATGGTCGGCGAAGATGGTCGCGGCATGGTGTGGCCCGACGACGTGCCGGTGGAAGTCTCCCGCCAGACGCGTCCCGTGCAGGTTGCGCCAGGCCCCAAAGAAGCGAGCCCCGACAACGGCAAGGCCGCTGCCGGCGCCCCGAAAAAAGGGCCGCGTCGCATCGCGGAGGCTGCGCCGCCGTCCGACGACACCAGCGCGGGCAAGAAAAAGAAGAACGTCGTCAAGCGTCCGCGTGTCACGCCTGCGCCCGAAGAATGGGCCGGTGCCCCGCAAGCGGGAGCTGGTGGCTCGCGAACATCGCCGCAAGCCGGCGGGCCGCGCTTGTCCGCCGTACCGCCCGTTGCGGGCGATGGGCGAGATCCGCTGCGCGACTCGAGCGACTCGGAGCCCGAAGTGCTGGGTCCCCGCCCGCCGCCGACCTCGCGTCCGAAGCGGGAGCTTCCGCCCTACCTCCGCGTCGTCAAGTAA
- a CDS encoding SDR family NAD(P)-dependent oxidoreductase yields MQPSNVFITGASSGIGRALALEYARRGAHVAIAARHEEDLARVAVDIAACGGKASVHPLDVADADAVFETVRRVDRELGSLDMVIANAGVGSYGHISTMPWAHVARVLDVNVRGAMATLAAAVPIMLAQQRGHLVGVSSLAGRRGMPHSAVYSASKAALSTFVESMRIELAPAGVFATDVQPGFVDTPLVTRGRHPTPWMWSPQKAAHVIVRRLERAPAVIAFPWPLNALSAINRMLPPFLYDRLARLVAARASYAQEL; encoded by the coding sequence ATGCAGCCTTCCAATGTTTTTATCACGGGAGCCTCCAGCGGAATAGGACGCGCGCTCGCCCTGGAGTACGCGCGCCGTGGCGCGCACGTGGCGATCGCGGCGCGGCACGAAGAGGACCTTGCCCGCGTCGCCGTGGACATTGCGGCGTGCGGCGGGAAGGCCAGCGTGCACCCGCTCGACGTGGCCGACGCCGACGCCGTCTTCGAGACGGTGCGTCGCGTTGATCGCGAGCTCGGGAGTCTCGACATGGTGATCGCCAATGCCGGCGTCGGAAGCTACGGGCACATAAGTACGATGCCGTGGGCCCATGTGGCGCGCGTTCTCGACGTCAATGTTCGCGGTGCCATGGCCACACTGGCCGCGGCCGTTCCCATCATGCTCGCCCAGCAACGGGGCCATTTGGTTGGCGTGAGCAGCCTGGCCGGCCGGCGCGGCATGCCGCATTCAGCTGTGTATAGTGCAAGCAAAGCGGCACTCTCGACCTTCGTGGAATCGATGCGCATCGAACTTGCGCCCGCAGGCGTTTTTGCAACCGATGTGCAGCCCGGTTTCGTCGACACACCGCTCGTGACACGCGGGCGTCATCCGACGCCATGGATGTGGTCGCCACAAAAAGCAGCCCATGTTATCGTTCGGCGGCTCGAACGGGCGCCCGCCGTCATCGCATTTCCGTGGCCGCTCAACGCATTGAGCGCCATCAATCGAATGCTCCCACCGTTTTTATACGATCGACTGGCGCGCCTCGTTGCCGCGCGCGCATCGTATGCCCAAGAGCTGTGA
- a CDS encoding alpha/beta hydrolase — protein sequence MLRPRLLPAFERISRYRLRKRGIQSRFVQTDIAKLHVLDGKGHGSLPPIVVLHGITSSSAAFGPLLALLQKHTRRIIAPDAPGHGFSEVPRIPLLPENLLDNMTSALDQLLDEPAIVVGNSMGGAIALHYAAARPERVRNLVLLSPAGALWSEEDLQRLLRAFRMESPRDARRFLNTIYHRKPWFGPLIAADIVHSAKRPAVGSLLDAATPNSGATPEQLATLKMPILFWWGRSERLLPANDFAYFSENLPKHAVIERPEGIGHCPHFDDPRATCQRIVEFAQSNML from the coding sequence ATGCTGCGACCCCGGCTTCTTCCTGCATTCGAACGAATCTCGCGCTATCGCCTTCGAAAACGCGGCATCCAGAGCCGTTTCGTTCAAACCGACATCGCCAAGCTCCACGTGCTCGACGGCAAAGGCCACGGTTCGCTTCCGCCCATCGTGGTCCTGCACGGCATCACCTCGTCGTCGGCCGCGTTCGGGCCTTTGCTGGCGCTTCTGCAGAAGCACACGCGCCGCATCATCGCGCCCGACGCTCCGGGGCACGGCTTCAGCGAGGTTCCGCGCATCCCACTGCTGCCTGAAAACTTGCTCGACAACATGACGAGCGCGCTGGACCAGCTGCTCGACGAACCGGCCATCGTCGTGGGCAACTCGATGGGCGGGGCCATCGCCTTGCACTACGCGGCCGCGCGGCCCGAGCGGGTGCGAAACTTGGTGCTGCTGTCACCCGCAGGCGCGCTCTGGAGTGAGGAAGATCTGCAGCGGCTTTTGCGCGCTTTCCGCATGGAGTCTCCGCGCGATGCGCGCAGATTCTTGAATACGATTTATCATCGCAAACCGTGGTTTGGTCCGCTCATCGCCGCCGACATCGTACACTCGGCGAAGCGGCCGGCCGTGGGTAGCCTTCTCGATGCAGCCACGCCCAACTCCGGTGCGACGCCGGAGCAGCTCGCAACGCTGAAGATGCCCATTCTGTTTTGGTGGGGCCGCTCGGAGCGGCTGCTTCCCGCGAACGATTTTGCGTATTTCAGTGAGAACCTCCCCAAGCACGCGGTCATCGAGCGGCCCGAGGGCATCGGTCACTGTCCGCACTTCGACGATCCGCGCGCCACGTGCCAGCGCATCGTGGAGTTCGCGCAGTCGAACATGCTCTAG